In the Topomyia yanbarensis strain Yona2022 chromosome 3, ASM3024719v1, whole genome shotgun sequence genome, one interval contains:
- the LOC131692938 gene encoding uncharacterized protein LOC131692938, translated as MIIFLYLVLVLAWALLIIVLKCKKARAKRLAELEEAAQPVHVVQIGSNLYDIMAIQHHHHHRSPYGTMYDCLGTGDHQPTGTGHARSTMTSVTHSNAAFVGDDGSVYPGSNIPPLEPPPSYDEVIRLPAYYPKVETFVPEMVVPPSEPPPPPIDGQSSRGAGEGRPTAATGEHVKTISAVTSTTNS; from the exons ATGATCATATTCCTATATCTGGTACTGGTCCTCGCGTGGGCATTGCTAATAATAGTGCTCAAATGTAAAAAGGCCCGCGCCAAACGACTCGCCGAGCTAGAGGAAGCGGCTCAACCGGTGCACGTAGTCCAGATCGGTTCGAACCTGTACGACATTATGGCCATTCAGCATCATCACCATCATCGCAGTCCGTATGGAACGATGTACGACTGCCTAGGTACGGGTGACCATCAGCCAACCGGCACCGGCCATGCACGGTCTACGATGACCAGCGTCACGCACTCAAACGCAGCCTTTGTGGGAGACGACGGCAGTGTTTACCCGGGCAGTAATATTC CACCGCTAGAACCACCCCCATCGTATGACGAGGTGATACGGTTGCCCGCGTACTACCCCAAAGTGGAAACATTCGTGCCCGAAATGGTGGTACCACCTTCAGAGCCACCTCCACCCCCTATAGATGGTCAATCGAGTAGAGGAGCGGGCGAAGGCCGGCCTACTGCCGCTACGGGTGAACATGTTAAGACGATCTCAGCGGTGACGTCAACGACGAATTCCTAG
- the LOC131692928 gene encoding uncharacterized protein LOC131692928, translating into MGTSTAGKQDMAIGDRLYRENRSSSRRPTPPQQTASSDHGAVHRRRSDSFIACVGPQSSRFHIILCLFISQLMTATYGAEFMTAGVAGGGRSFSINTPHQKDQSSSFTNESSLDRINSASPLVIDSSSINGSTSIVNTNSSISTNQRKQAAINQGSAKEAFGITWNALKYVNKGEFGKKRFDKKSILVTPQAVDMADWQCPNISQNANLECGCDMPHTLRCRGDLHGLELIAEGLRASRYSVSLLDCTLKNVTVLSDANIFKNVSLQGLVISSGEIKRVHRMAFAGIKNSLQALGLPNNALLGVPMQSFVTLPQLDRLDLSNNKIKSIQNTDFISLSKLSYLELSENQISYIAPKSFMPLRNLIHLKLNGNRLGETPESMKSLEPCLNLRELDLRSNTIRGPLRNTTLPVIKGLEILNLDKNSISSIMNGALEDLAYLQMLSLRHNQIDVLQDHAFSGLASLQVLDLGHNGIIAISGSSLKHLPRLIVLDLTHNFLRALTSDIVSPLPSLKELRLDGNDISIIAQNALYNASELHSLSLENNPLACDCSMRPFAEWLATSRIASQDVLGAVCATPPHLEGASLLQITVESMNCNGSGKDKTDESTFKTIEVMLKLKNNESYIRDITDEVQLRGINFTDESDVFLHWRMQTDDYSCRFVYVFHDDDPENVLFESEVSCLQAPEMANATDYTFVTKLIGAYDLQSELSYKFCLIMKEDISKDEFLGSCQMTILPVPYVNRTKNKSIKKELVQINDPRSLPLAPAEETDGETDISDLNRIAEADRQADEADRAGAYYDEMFGGRTAAEEAFNRMRLEEDEAARLPSVGASRILLEGLGTIIVLTSLMAFIWAFIRLKSGQRNIPSMSTCYTVDDRRGALQEIESRSRYFKLQATTTL; encoded by the exons ATTTCACATAATCCTCTGCCTATTCATCTCCCAGCTGATGACGGCAACCTACGGAGCGGAGTTCATGACAGCAGGTGTTGCCGGCGGAGGTCGTTCTTTCAGCATCAACACCCCGCATCAGAAGGACCAAAGCTCCTCCTTTACAAACGAGTCTAGTTTAGATAGGATTAATTCAGCGTCACCTTTAGTCATCGATAGTAGCAGTATTAATGGTAGCACTAGTATAGTAAACACTAATAGTAGCATAAGCACTAACCAAAGAAAGCAGGCTGCAATAAACCAAGGCAGTGCCAAGGAAGCATTCGGCATTACGTGGAATGCGCTGAAGTACGTCAATAAGGGAGAGTTTGGAAAGAAGCGATTCGACAAGAAATCGATCCTGGTTACGCCTCAGGCGGTGGACATGGCCGACTGGCAGTGTCCCAATATTAGTCAGAATGCCAATTTAGAATGTGGCTGTGATATGCCTCACACACTAAGATGTCGAGGGGATTTACACGGACTGGAACTGATAGCTGAAGGCCTTCGAGCGTCCAGGTATTCTGTGTCGCTGCTGGATTGTACGCTGAAAAATGTTACTGTCTTGAGTGATGCAAATATCTTCAAGAACGTGTCGTTACAAGGGTTGGTCATATCTTCGGGAGAAATTAAACGGGTTCACAGAATGGCGTTCGCAGGCATCAAAAACTCGTTGCAAGCATTAGGACTACCAAACAACGCTTTGTTAGGTGTACCAATGCAGTCATTTGTGACGCTTCCCCAGCTAGACCGATTGGATCTATCAAATAACAAAATCAAGTCAATCCAGAACACAGATTTCATCTCACTTTCGAAGTTATCTTATCTGGAACTGAGTGAGAACCAAATTTCATACATTGCACCCAAAAGTTTTATGCCGCTTAGAAATTTGATTCACTTGAAACTGAACGGAAACAGACTGGGAGAAACCCCAGAAAGTATGAAATCTCTAGAACCATGCCTGAATCTCAGAGAACTGGATCTTCGTTCGAACACTATTCGTGGGCCGCTGCGAAATACAACTCTACCCGTGATCAAAGGTTTGGAAATCTTGAATCTGGATAAAAATTCGATATCCAGCATTATGAACGGTGCCCTAGAAGATCTGGCGTATCTGCAGATGCTATCACTTCGACACAATCAAATTGATGTGCTGCAGGATCATGCATTCTCTGGTCTGGCGTCGCTTCAAGTTTTGGATCTTGGCCATAATGGAATTATCGCCATCTCCGGATCATCACTGAAACATCTGCCGAGGCTAATAGTTTTGGATCTCACACACAACTTTCTTCGAGCTTTGACGTCTGACATCGTTTCGCCGTTGCCTTCGCTTAAAGAGCTACGTCTGGATGGGAATGACATTTCCATCATCGCCCAGAATGCGTTGTATAATGCATCCGAACTACATAGTCTATCCTTGGAAAACAATCCACTTGCTTGCGATTGCTCGATGAGGCCATTTGCCGAATGGCTGGCTACTTCGCGTATAGCTTCCCAGGATGTTCTTGGAGCCGTTTGTGCCACACCGCCTCATCTGGAGGGGGCATCGTTACTGCAAATCACAGTAGAGTCCATGAACTGTAATGGTAGTGGAAAAGACAAAACTGACGAGAGTACCTTCAAAACGATCGAGGTTATGTTGAAGCTTAAGAACAACGAGTCCTACATACGGGATATCACCGACGAAGTTCAGCTCAGAGGGATCAATTTCACCGACGAGAGCGATGTGTTCTTACACTGGAGAATGCAGACGGACGACTACTCGTGTCGGTTCGTGTACGTTTTTCACGACGATGATCCGGAGAACGTTCTGTTCGAGTCGGAG GTATCCTGCCTTCAAGCACCGGAAATGGCGAATGCTACTGATTATACTTTCGTTACCAAGCTGATCGGAGCGTACGATCTTCAAAGCGAGCTGAG CTACAAGTTTTGCCTCATAATGAAAGAAGACATCTCCAAGGATGAATTCCTCGGATCATGTCAGATGACGATTCTTCCGGTGCCGTACGTCAACCGAACAAAGAACAAGTCCATCAAGAAGGAGCTGGTTCAGATAAACGATCCACGCAGTTTGCCACTCGCACCAGCGGAAGAAACCGACGGGGAAACGGATATTTCCGATTTAAATCGCATTGCAGAAGCGGACCGGCAGGCGGACGAAGCGGACAGAGCCGGTGCGTACTACGACGAAATGTTTGGCGGAAGAACGGCTGCTGAGGAGGCATTCAATCGAATGCGGTTGGAGGAGGACGAAGCTGCACGGTTGCCGTCGGTTGGTGCCAGCAGGATATTGTTGGAAGGACTGGGTACGATTATTGTTCTCACCAGCTTGATGGCATTCATTTGGGCGTTTATCCGATTGAAAAGTGGCCAGCGTAACATTCCGTCGATGAGCACATGCTATACGGTGGATGACAGAAGGGGAGCACTGCAggaaatcgaaagcagaagtcGATACTTTAAGTTACAGGCTACCACTACTTTATGA